One Drosophila yakuba strain Tai18E2 chromosome 4, Prin_Dyak_Tai18E2_2.1, whole genome shotgun sequence genomic window carries:
- the LOC6523696 gene encoding ankyrin-3 isoform X1, with protein sequence MEWPAQSPDLNPIENLWSIVKRRLGQYESVAANQHELWQRIQQEWKAIPKEIIQNLVNDATISFLRAARSGDIKKVIHFLDSGEISDINNCNANGLNALHLAAKDGYVDICCELLKRGIKIDNATKKGNTALHIASLAGQEEVINQLILYNASVNVQSLNGFTPLYMAAQENHDNCCRILLANGANPSLSTEDGFTPLAVAMQQGHDKIVAVLLENDVRGKVRLPALHIAAKKNDVNAAKLLLQHDPNADIVSKSGFTPLHIAAHYGNVDIATFLLNNKADVNYVAKHNISPLHVACKWGKLPVCTLLLARGAKVDAATRDGLTPLHCAARSGHVEVIKHLLDQNAPILTKTKNGLSALHMAAQGEHDEAARLLLDNKAPVDEVTVDYLTALHVAAHCGHVKVAKLLLDHKANSNARALNGFTPLHIACKKNRIKIVELLIKHGASIGATTESGLTPLHVASFMGCINIVIYLLQHEASADIPTIRGETPLHLAARSNQADIIRILLRNAKVDAIAREGQTPLHVAARLGNINIIMLLLQHGAEINAQSKDNYSALHIAAKEGQENIVQVLLENGAEPNAVTKKGFTPLHLASKYGKQKVVQILLQTGASIDFQGKNDVTSLHVATHYNYQPVVDILLKSGASPNLCARNGQSAIHIACKKNYLEIATQLLHLGADVNVISKSGFSPLHLAAQVGNVDMVQLLLEYGATSVAAKNGLTPLHLAAQEGHVPVCQILLEHGAKISERTKNGYSALHIAAHYGHLDLVKFFIENDADIEMSTNIGYTPLHQAAQQGHIMIINLLLRHKANPNALTKDGNTALNIASNMGYVTVMESLKIVTSTSVINSNIGAIEEKFKVMAPEVMHETLLSDSDDETGDDLLDHNHYKYMATDDLKAHYGQDHKNFDTTNTDHDLTDVPVLIEKEILPNDVKYNKSSEMGHKPDNVVIVRSQVHLGFLVSFLVDARGGSMRGYRHSGVRIIVPPKACAEPTRITCRYVKPQRVVNPPPLMEGEALVSRILEMSPVDGVFLSPITLEVPHYGTIRKNEREIIILRSDNGESWREHSSYKNTIDLNQTEEFHSDRIVQIVTQNVPHFFAVVSRIRQEVHVIGPDGGTVFSTAVPQVKAIFPPHALTKKIRVGLQAQPVDLAECSKLLGQGVAVSPVVTVEPRRRKFHKAITLSIPAPKACTNSMVNACYGNGNSSSPTLRLLCSITGGQTRATWEDVTGSTPLSFVKDSITFTTTVSARFWLMDCRNIVDAGRMATELYSHLAKVPFLVKFVIFAKRTSKTEAKFSVFCMTDDKEDKTLEQQEYFTEVAKSRDIEVLQDQTIYLEFAGNIVPILKTGDQLYTKFQAFCENRLSFSAHIKDQEFPQGRICFMTDPMAGPDEMPLKSLCSLNVSVDFKTISKHLERDNLYSLNDCLKVHGKLNPNEDIRFGVKEQNIKGIDIAKSGIMSSDIELIHRADVILGDICSHLGSDWPLLANVLGVSESDIERIKTDLSLDDSVKQSMVMLKLWLEHGGIFTRNVLADGLYKIGRADIVEKSINNAQFGTDNPEQRSPTARTENLADYEQQFKQPTGP encoded by the exons ATGGAGTGGCCGGCTCAGAGTCCTGATCTCAATCCAATCGAAAATTTGTGGTCGATTGTGAAACGACGATTGGGACAATACGAATCGGTTGCAGCAAACCAACACGAGTTGTGGCAACGAATCCAGCAAGAATGGAAAGCTATTCCGAAGGAAATTATTCAAAATCTGGTG AATGACGCGACCATTTCGTTCTTACGTGCTGCTCGCAGCGGAGACATTAAAAAGGTGATTCATTTTTTGGACAGTGGTGAAATATCGGATATAAACAATTGCAATGCA aACGGTCTTAATGCACTTCACCTAGCTGCAAAGGACGGATATGTGGATATATGCTGTGAGTTGCTAAAAAGGGGCATAAAGATCGATAATGCCACAAAAAAGGGTAACACAGCCTTGCACATTGCGTCTTTGGCGGGTCAGGAAGAGGTTATCAATCAgcttatattatataatgCGAGTGTGAACGTGCAGTCTCTTAATGGTTTCACTCCGCTTTATATGGCAGCACAAGAAAACCACGATAATTGTTGTCGGATCCTATTGGCAAATGGAGCAAATCCGTCATTATCTACAGAAGATGGTTTCACCCCACTTGCGGTAGCAATGCAGCAGGGACACGACAAAATTGTAGCTGTCTTGCTTGAAAATGATGTACGTGGTAAGGTTCGCTTACCAGCTCTTCATAttgctgcaaaaaaaaatgatgttAATGCAGCTAAGTTATTACTTCAACACGATCCCAATGCTGACATCGTTTCCAAATCAGGATTCACCCCATTGCACATAGCAGCTCATTATGGGAACGTGGACATTGCCACTTTTCTTTTGAACAACAAAGCAGATGTTAACTATGTGGCCAAACATAACATCTCTCCCTTACATGTGGCATGTAAATGGGGAAAGTTACCAGTCTGTACTTTATTACTTGCTCGAGGAGCAAAAGTAGATGCCGCGACTCGTGATGGTCTAACACCACTTCACTGTGCGGCTCGCTCTGGTCATGTAGAGGTTATTAAGCATTTGTTGGATCAAAACGCCCCAATACtgacaaaaacgaaaaatggTCTGTCTGCGCTCCACATGGCTGCACAGGGAGAGCACGATGAAGCAGCACGTTTATTATTGGATAACAAGGCTCCAGTAGACGAAGTTACTGTGGATTACTTAACAGCTCTTCATGTCGCTGCTCACTGTGGTCATGTTAAAGTTGCTAAGCTTTTACTTGATCACAAGGCAAATTCAAATGCTCGTGCACTTAACGGATTCACCCCTCTTCATATTGCCTGCAAGAAAAATCGTATAAAGATAGTTGAATTACTCATTAAACACGGAGCTAGCATTGGCGCAACCACGGAATCTGGCTTGACTCCTTTACATGTAGCTAGTTTTATGG GCTGTATAAATATTGTCATATATTTACTACAACATGAAGCTAGTGCGGATATACCAACAATACGCGGAGAAACACCACTTCACTTGGCCGCTCGTTCTAATCAG gcGGATATAATTCGAATTTTACTTCGCAACGCAAAAGTAGATGCTATTGCCCGTGAAGGCCAAACACCACTTCATGTAGCTGCTCGATTaggaaatattaatataattatgttATTACTGCAGCATGGAGCAGAGATTAATGCTCAGTCTAAAGACAACTATTCGGCGCTGCATATTGCTGCAAAAGAAGGGCAAGAGAATATAGTCCAAGTGTTATTGGAAAATGGTGCGGAACCTAATGCTGTTACCAAAAAAGGGTTTACTCCACTACATTTAGCTAGCAAATACGGAAAGCAGAAAGTGGTACAAATATTACTACAAACTGGGGCATCTATTGATTTTCAGGGGAAAAATGATGTGACCTCATTACACGTGGCCACTCACTACAATTATCAGCCAGTAGTAGATATCCTTTTAAAAAGCGGTGCATCGCCGAATTTATGTGCCCGAAATGGTCAAAGTGCCATTCACATAgcttgcaaaaaaaattatctgGAAATTGCGACGCAGTTGCTACACCTCGGTGCAGACGTTAATGTCATTAGCAAGAGTGGCTTCTCCCCATTACATTTGGCGGCCCAAGTTGGAAACGTTGATATGGTCCAACTACTTCTAGAGTATGGAGCTACCAGCGTTGCGGCAAAAAATGGTTTGACACCATTACATTTGGCTGCACAAGAGGGCCATGTTCCTGTATGCCAGATTTTGCTGGAGCACGGTGCTAAGATTTCAGAGCGCACTAAAAATGGTTATTCTGCCCTTCATATTGCTGCCCATTATGGCCACCTCGATCTTGTCaagttttttattgaaaaCGACGCTGACATCGAGATGTCTACCAATATCGGGTATACCCCGCTTCATCAAGCAGCTCAGCAAGGTCACATTATGATTATTAATCTTCTATTACGCCATAAAGCGAATCCAAATGCTTTAACAAAA GACGGGAACACTGCTCTAAACATTGCAAGTAACATGGGATACGTAACTGTAATGGAATCCCTTAAAATTGTTACTTCAACATCCGTTATTAATTCAAATATTGGTGCGATTGAAGAGAAATTCAAGGTAATGGCTCCAGAGGTTATGCATGAAACTTTACTTTCCGATTCCGATGACGAAACTGGTGATGATCTTTTGGACCATAATCATTACAAATACATGGCAACTGATGATTTAAAAGCCCATTACGGCCAGGATCACAAAAACTTCGATACTACAAACACTGACCACGATCTAACTGACGTTCCAGTACTAATTGAGAAAG AAATACTACCCAATGAcgttaaatataataaatcatCAGAAATGGGACACAAACCCGATAACGTCGTTATTGTCCGATCCCAAGTTCATTTAGG GTTTCTAGTATCGTTCTTGGTAGATGCACGTGGTGGATCCATGCGCGGATATCGGCACAGTGGTGTGCGCATTATCGTTCCTCCAAAGGCCTGCGCTGAACCAACCCGAATTACTTGTCGTTATGTTAAGCCGCAAAGGGTAGTCAACCCTCCACCTTTAATGGAGGGTGAAGCACTCGTAAGTCGCATTTTGGAAATGTCACCTGTTGATGGAGTGTTTTTAAG TCCAATAACTTTAGAAGTTCCACACTATGGCACCATAAGAAAAAACGAGCGAGAAATTATTATACTGCGGTCCGACAATGGAGAAAGTTGGCGTGAGCATAGCTCATATAAAAACACCATAGATTTAAATCAAACCGAAGAATTTCATTCGGATCGCATCGTTCAGATTGTTACTCAAAATGttccacatttttttgccGTTGTATCGCGAATTCGTCAGGAGGTGCACGTTATTGGACCTGATGGTGGAACCGTTTTCTCTACAGCAGTGCCCCAGGTCAAAGCTATATTTCCGCCTCATGCGTTAACTAAAAAAATTCGAGTCGGTCTTCAGGCACAGCCAGTAGACTTGGCCGAATGTTCTAAGCTGCTCGGTCAAGGGGTTGCTGTCTCACCCGTAGTCACTGTTGAGCCACGCAGACGAAAATTTCACAAAGCTATTACGTTAAGCATTCCAGCTCCAAAAGCCTGTACCAATAGTATGGTTAATGCATGttatggaaatggaaattcaaGTTCGCCTACTCTTCGACTTTTGTGTTCCATTACTGGTGGTCAAACTCGAGCAACTTGGGAGGATGTTACTGGATCAACACCACTGTCATTTGTTAAAGACAGTATAACATTTACCACCACAGTTTCTGCCCGTTTTTGGTTAATGGATTGCCGTAATATCGTAGACGCAGGAAGAATGGCCACAGAACTTTATAGtcatttggccaaagttcCTTTTCTTGTCAAGTTTGTAATATTTGCAAAACGAACTTCTAAAACGGAAGCAAAATTTTCAGTATTTTGCATGACGGATGATAAAGAGGATAAGACCCTTGAGCAACAAGAATATTTTACAGAAGTTGCAAAAAGCAGGGATATCGAAGTATTGCAGGATCAAACTATATATCTTGAATTTGCTGGTAACATTGTCCCCATTTTAAAAACCGGCGACCAGCTGTATACCAAGTTTCAAGCTTTTTGCGAAAACCGGCTTTCATTTAGTGCTCACATTAAAGATCAAGAATTTCCACAAGGTCGCATCTGCTTTATGACCGACCCGATGGCAGGTCCGGATGAAATGCCACTTAAGTCGCTTTGTAGTCTGAATGTATCAGTGGATTTTAAAACTATATCAAAGCATCTTGAAAGGGATAACCTGTATAGTCTAAACGATTGTTTAAAAGTGCATGGAAAATTAAATCCAAACGAAGATATTAGATTTGGTGtaaaagaacaaaatattaaaggAATTGATATTGCTAAATCTGGTATAATGTCTAGTGACATCGAACTGATTCATAGGGCTGATGTAATATTAGGCGATATATGTAGCCATTTAGGAAGTGACTGGCCTCTGCTAGCCAATGTATTGGGTGTTTCCGAGTCCGATATAGAGCGTATTAAAACTGATTTGTCATTAGACGACAGCGTAAAGCAGAGCATGGTAATGTTAAAGCTATGGCTAGAACATGGTGGCATTTTCACGAGAAATGTACTAGCTGATGGGCTTTATAAAATTGGCCGCGCAGATATAGTGGAGAAAAGCATTAATAATGCACAGTTTGGCACTGATAACCCGGAACAGCGTTCGCCCACTGCCAGGACTGAAAACCTAGCCGATTATGAACAGCAATTCAAGCAGCCTACAGGTCCTTAG